A single genomic interval of Gossypium raimondii isolate GPD5lz chromosome 11, ASM2569854v1, whole genome shotgun sequence harbors:
- the LOC105761553 gene encoding uncharacterized protein LOC105761553, with translation MAASLYNLHHPNPTHHSKSSKFNQITTMGIHLNTIPQSTITKSHYHTHKIFLFCNYILLSAASSCIFLTLALRLCPSLSGLFLILLHVITIAGAISGCAAASSGTNGWYATHMVATVLTAIFQGSVSVLIFTKTSDFMGYLRSYVREEDGEVILKLAGGLCAVIFVLEWVVMTLAFFLKYYDYVEGGDENGVCMKSSAKVYQDEDLKDWPWPFQV, from the coding sequence ATGGCTGCTTCCTTATATAATCTTCATCATCCAAATCCGACCcatcattcaaaatcatcaaaattcaaTCAGATCACAACAATGGGTATTCACTTGAACACAATCCCGCAATCCACAATCACAAAATCCCATTACCACACCCACAAAATCTTCCTCTTTTGCAATTACATCCTCCTTTCCGCCGCTTCCAGCTGCATCTTCCTAACCCTCGCCCTCCGCCTCTGTCCTTCCCTCTCCGGCCTCTTCTTAATCCTCCTCCACGTCATAACCATCGCCGGAGCAATCTCCGGTTGCGCAGCTGCTTCTTCGGGTACAAACGGATGGTACGCCACACACATGGTGGCAACGGTGCTGACGGCCATATTTCAAGGGTCAGTTTCAGTGCTGATATTCACTAAGACAAGTGATTTTATGGGGTATTTGAGATCTTACGTAAGGGAAGAAGATGGTGAGGTGATATTGAAACTGGCTGGTGGGTTGTGTGCGGTGATTTTTGTGCTTGAATGGGTGGTGATGACATTGGCTTTTTTCTTGAAGTATTATGATTATGTGGAAGGTGGTGATGAGAATGGGGTTTGTATGAAGAGTAGTGCTAAAGTGTATCAAGATGAGGATCTGAAGGAT